In a single window of the Larimichthys crocea isolate SSNF chromosome XVII, L_crocea_2.0, whole genome shotgun sequence genome:
- the LOC113747967 gene encoding mediator of RNA polymerase II transcription subunit 26 isoform X2: MTAATATPQVMRDRLLQAIDGQSNICNMVVVMEVISFLEKYPITKEALEETRLGKLINDVRKKTKNEDLARRAKKLLRNWQKLIEPGKGEVMSKGHTGASWSSNGGAHPCISAPAATTPSGKTGAELKNRNDFNNCTSPRLEKLSSRKRKGDQKDGLLLPAKISKTTLNDKIQNSKQLPTNGIGGSSEIFTDTRQPLDKEISEPLDSDRPNKIPVNAVKPHPSAPGYSKPPSTSSLLKASVLQQQSRKEQASSGVQYQPRSPRGSLHSPQTPKQEVGVKQTASQAQSLSSPTVRSGSADISGLGPSPQPFNICVQGLHTDSSWSSDLDSKSRPPSTSLHNSHASSCSDGVSFEDGGAVSNTGKRKGQKHKQKDLVVKLDEQAVEDGTKPVRLKDRRLTFDPVTGQIKSSFHKESCQEGEVIPVHKPESQWSEQPKQNPAVPPSPFQQTDWKELSRSEIIQSYLSQQSNVLTSSGAHTPGAHFFMTEFLKKEEHQSNDAKKTHALAPELPARDLPGISREVISEDLNRLHTQHWSGVNGCYDTKGNWFDWTECISLDPHGDESRLNILPYVCLD; the protein is encoded by the exons ATGACAGCGGCTACAGCCACTCCGCAGGTGATGAGAGACCGGCTGCTACAGGCCATCGACGGCCAGAGCAAT ATATGCAACATGGTGGTAGTTATGGAGGTGATCTCCTTTTTGGAGAAATATCCTATCACCAAAGAGGCCCTGGAG GAAACCCGTCTTGGTAAGCTCATCAACGATGTCCGGAAGAAGACCAAGAATGAGGACCTTGCGAGAAGGGCAAAGAAGCTCCTGAGAAACTGGCAGAAGCTTATTGAGCCAGGGAAGGGTGAGGTGATGTCCAAAGGACACACAGGTGCATCGTGGTCTTCCAATGGTGGTGCTCATCCTTGCATCTCTGCTCCAGCTGCCACCACACCATCAGGTAAAACGGGTGCAGAGTTGAAGAACAGAAATGACTTCAACAACTGCACCTCTCCTAGGCTGGAAAAACTGAGCAGCAGGAAACGCAAGGGTGACCAGAAGGACGGATTGCTCTTACCAGCCAAGATATCCAAAACAACTCTTaatgataaaatacaaaactccAAACAGCTGCCAACCAATGGAATTGGCGGCAGCTCTGAAATTTTTACAGATACTCGTCAGCCTTTAGATAAGGAGATTTCTGAGCCTTTGGACAGTGACAGACCAAACAAAATCCCTGTCAATGCTGTAAAACCTCATCCAAGTGCCCCGGGATACAGCAAGCCTCCTAGCACTTCTTCTTTGCTAAAAGCATCGGTTCTGCAGCAGCAATCCAGAAAGGAGCAAGCATCTTCTGGGGTGCAGTATCAACCCAGAAGCCCACGTGGTTCCTTGCACAGTCCTCAAACTCCAAAGCAGGAAGTTGGTGttaaacaaactgcatcacaAGCACAGAGTCTTTCTAGTCCCACTGTGAGGTCTGGGTCTGCGGACATCTCTGGGTTGGGGCCTTCCCCTCAGCCTTTCAATATTTGTGTTCAGGGTTTGCATACCGATAGTTCTTGGTCTTCAGATTTGGACTCTAAAAGCAGGCCTCCCAGTACATCTCTTCACAACTCGCATGCCTCCTCCTGCAGTGATGGGGTAAGTTTTGAAGATGGTGGTGCTGTTAGCAATACAGGGAAAAGGaaaggacagaaacacaagcagaagGACTTGGTGGTAAAGTTAGATGAACAGGCTGTAGAAGACGGCACTAAACCAGTCAGGTTAAAAGACAGGAGGCTGACATTTGACCCTGTAACGGGTCAAATCAAGTCCTCCTTTCATAAGGAGTCTTGCCAGGAGGGGGAGGTTATACCGGTCCACAAACCTGAATCTCAATGGTCAGAGCAGCCGAAGCAGAATCCAGCGGTTCCTCCCAGTCCCTTCCAGCAGACAGACTGGAAAGAGCTGTCGAGGAGCGAAATCATCCAGTCTTACCTTAGCCAGCAAAGCAACGTGCTGACGTCGTCAGGTGCCCACACCCCCGGTGCACACTTTTTCATGACTGAGTTTTTGAAAAAAGAGGAACACCAAAGTAACGATGCCAAGAAAACACACGCTTTGGCTCCAGAACTCCCAGCCAGAGATTTACCAGGGATTAGCAGAGAAGTCATCAGTGAAGACCTGAACagattacacacacaacactggtCCGGCGTTAACGGTTGCTACGACACAAAGGGAAATTGGTTTGACTGGACAGAGTGCATCTCCTTAGACCCCCATGGAGATGAGAGCAGGTTAAACATATTGCCGTACGTCTGTCTGGATTAA
- the LOC113747967 gene encoding mediator of RNA polymerase II transcription subunit 26 isoform X1, with the protein MTAATATPQVMRDRLLQAIDGQSNQICNMVVVMEVISFLEKYPITKEALEETRLGKLINDVRKKTKNEDLARRAKKLLRNWQKLIEPGKGEVMSKGHTGASWSSNGGAHPCISAPAATTPSGKTGAELKNRNDFNNCTSPRLEKLSSRKRKGDQKDGLLLPAKISKTTLNDKIQNSKQLPTNGIGGSSEIFTDTRQPLDKEISEPLDSDRPNKIPVNAVKPHPSAPGYSKPPSTSSLLKASVLQQQSRKEQASSGVQYQPRSPRGSLHSPQTPKQEVGVKQTASQAQSLSSPTVRSGSADISGLGPSPQPFNICVQGLHTDSSWSSDLDSKSRPPSTSLHNSHASSCSDGVSFEDGGAVSNTGKRKGQKHKQKDLVVKLDEQAVEDGTKPVRLKDRRLTFDPVTGQIKSSFHKESCQEGEVIPVHKPESQWSEQPKQNPAVPPSPFQQTDWKELSRSEIIQSYLSQQSNVLTSSGAHTPGAHFFMTEFLKKEEHQSNDAKKTHALAPELPARDLPGISREVISEDLNRLHTQHWSGVNGCYDTKGNWFDWTECISLDPHGDESRLNILPYVCLD; encoded by the exons ATGACAGCGGCTACAGCCACTCCGCAGGTGATGAGAGACCGGCTGCTACAGGCCATCGACGGCCAGAGCAAT CAGATATGCAACATGGTGGTAGTTATGGAGGTGATCTCCTTTTTGGAGAAATATCCTATCACCAAAGAGGCCCTGGAG GAAACCCGTCTTGGTAAGCTCATCAACGATGTCCGGAAGAAGACCAAGAATGAGGACCTTGCGAGAAGGGCAAAGAAGCTCCTGAGAAACTGGCAGAAGCTTATTGAGCCAGGGAAGGGTGAGGTGATGTCCAAAGGACACACAGGTGCATCGTGGTCTTCCAATGGTGGTGCTCATCCTTGCATCTCTGCTCCAGCTGCCACCACACCATCAGGTAAAACGGGTGCAGAGTTGAAGAACAGAAATGACTTCAACAACTGCACCTCTCCTAGGCTGGAAAAACTGAGCAGCAGGAAACGCAAGGGTGACCAGAAGGACGGATTGCTCTTACCAGCCAAGATATCCAAAACAACTCTTaatgataaaatacaaaactccAAACAGCTGCCAACCAATGGAATTGGCGGCAGCTCTGAAATTTTTACAGATACTCGTCAGCCTTTAGATAAGGAGATTTCTGAGCCTTTGGACAGTGACAGACCAAACAAAATCCCTGTCAATGCTGTAAAACCTCATCCAAGTGCCCCGGGATACAGCAAGCCTCCTAGCACTTCTTCTTTGCTAAAAGCATCGGTTCTGCAGCAGCAATCCAGAAAGGAGCAAGCATCTTCTGGGGTGCAGTATCAACCCAGAAGCCCACGTGGTTCCTTGCACAGTCCTCAAACTCCAAAGCAGGAAGTTGGTGttaaacaaactgcatcacaAGCACAGAGTCTTTCTAGTCCCACTGTGAGGTCTGGGTCTGCGGACATCTCTGGGTTGGGGCCTTCCCCTCAGCCTTTCAATATTTGTGTTCAGGGTTTGCATACCGATAGTTCTTGGTCTTCAGATTTGGACTCTAAAAGCAGGCCTCCCAGTACATCTCTTCACAACTCGCATGCCTCCTCCTGCAGTGATGGGGTAAGTTTTGAAGATGGTGGTGCTGTTAGCAATACAGGGAAAAGGaaaggacagaaacacaagcagaagGACTTGGTGGTAAAGTTAGATGAACAGGCTGTAGAAGACGGCACTAAACCAGTCAGGTTAAAAGACAGGAGGCTGACATTTGACCCTGTAACGGGTCAAATCAAGTCCTCCTTTCATAAGGAGTCTTGCCAGGAGGGGGAGGTTATACCGGTCCACAAACCTGAATCTCAATGGTCAGAGCAGCCGAAGCAGAATCCAGCGGTTCCTCCCAGTCCCTTCCAGCAGACAGACTGGAAAGAGCTGTCGAGGAGCGAAATCATCCAGTCTTACCTTAGCCAGCAAAGCAACGTGCTGACGTCGTCAGGTGCCCACACCCCCGGTGCACACTTTTTCATGACTGAGTTTTTGAAAAAAGAGGAACACCAAAGTAACGATGCCAAGAAAACACACGCTTTGGCTCCAGAACTCCCAGCCAGAGATTTACCAGGGATTAGCAGAGAAGTCATCAGTGAAGACCTGAACagattacacacacaacactggtCCGGCGTTAACGGTTGCTACGACACAAAGGGAAATTGGTTTGACTGGACAGAGTGCATCTCCTTAGACCCCCATGGAGATGAGAGCAGGTTAAACATATTGCCGTACGTCTGTCTGGATTAA